A DNA window from Melanotaenia boesemani isolate fMelBoe1 chromosome 6, fMelBoe1.pri, whole genome shotgun sequence contains the following coding sequences:
- the LOC121640951 gene encoding uncharacterized protein LOC121640951 has protein sequence MMFVLILMFFAVTGPSEVSCSKCTTTSVTLHKINITAQVGGDVVLQCSIKPAHNVSSVEWCTNNHLNECQPIFHSTDQNNTQPGFKGWVSPWEQKKSNCSIIMKNFTISDSGLYQVKVKEENNCTAEANLNVKVTPKILNDSSCHIESEVLTCVCVSEGVPLPTIEWSVQKGHTNFSVMTNVSESRITSTLTVSMSDHQGQTNATVECVSRNDVGKDNRNFTVKLEIGESHKPYSLEKLWEDFKHLEFYFLLLTGFVIGIFLSAIVACLAVKCHRGRDKRTRNQFEDLEMVKTLTATKVEVEVEHDGIQDQETAEGCTESAGQSAPDADVEPKETEYSDIDFSRLSHRNPTEAQEKQDTKETEYAEIKTGREEGQLEREEGEIQEVNDEELMMIKQDENPKESMVGEEALGEDVLLCSSGKDVIN, from the exons ATGATGTTTGTTCTGATCTTGATGTTCTTTGCTGTCACAG GTCCATCAGAGGTTTCCTGCAGCAAATGTACAACAACCTCTGTCACtctgcataaaataaatataacagcACAGGTTGGAGGCGATGTTGTTTTACAGTGCTCTATTAAACCAGCTCATAACGTCAGCAGTGTAGAGTGGTGCACAAATAATCATCTTAATGAATGCCAACCAATATTTCACTCCACTGACCAAAACAACACTCAGCCAGGGTTTAAAGGATGGGTGTCACCTTGGGAGCAGAAAAAGAGTAACTGCAGCATCATCATGAAGAACTTCACCATATCAGACTCTGGATTATATCAAGTCAaagttaaagaagaaaataattgcACAGCTGAAGCAAATCTTAATGTTAAAG TTACTCCAAAGATCTTGAATGACTCTTCATGTCACATTGAGTCAGAGGtcctgacgtgtgtgtgtgtcagtgaggGGGTTCCTCTACCCACCATCGAATGGTCAGTACAGAAGGGGCACACTAATTTCTCTGTCATGACCAATGTGTCAGAGTCCAGAATCACCAGCACCCTGACTGTGTCCATGTCAGACCACCAAGGTCAGACCAACGCCACAGTAGAGTGTGTCAGCAGGAACGATGTCGGGAAGGATAATCGCAACTTCACCGTCAAGTTAGAAATAGGTGAGTCAC ATAAACCATACTCTCTTGAGAAATTATGGGAGGACTTTAAACATCTGGAGTTCTACTTTCTGCTTTTGACTGGATTTGTAATCGGCATATTTCTATCAGCGATTGTTGCTTGTTTGGCAGTAAAATGCCACAG AGGCAGAGACAAGAGAACAAGAAATCAGTTCGAAGATCTGGAGATGGTGAAAACTCTCACTGCTACAAAG gtggaggtggaggtggagcatGATGGCATCCAAGACCAGGAGACAGCAGAAGGGTGCACAGAGTCTGCTGGGCAGTCAGCACCTGATGCAGATGTGGAGCCCAAAGAGACTGAGTACTCAGACATTGACTTCTCTAGACTATCACATAGGAATCCCACAGAAGCACAGGAGAAACAGGACACCAAAGAGACTGAATATGCTGAGATAAAAACAGGAAGGGAAGAGGGACAACTGGAGAGGGAGGAGGGTGAAATACAGGAGGTCAATGATGAGGAGCTGATGATGATAAAGCAGGATGAAAATCCTAAAGAGAGCATGGTAGGTGAGGAAGCATTAGGTGAGGATGTGCTGTTGTGCTCCAGCGGGAAAGATGTAATAAATTAG